The Mytilus trossulus isolate FHL-02 chromosome 3, PNRI_Mtr1.1.1.hap1, whole genome shotgun sequence genome contains a region encoding:
- the LOC134712731 gene encoding selenoprotein T2-like, with protein sequence MADMAQFSMVAVFAAFIFLTWRDLSPTEQADVHKDIKAPKLALATPTIRFLFCYSUGYKKVFEQYAHALHERFPELSIEGDNYPPPPTRSAIAQFLSIFKLVVIVMIVSGQNPFTLLNMDTPSVFTWAQENKIYACLMIFFISNAIEGQMISTGAFEVSLNDVPVWSKLETGRIPQPGEIFQIIENQMKFKSDGVK encoded by the exons ATGGCCGATATGGCCCAATTTTCGATGGTCGCAGTTTTTGCTGCATTTATATTCCTCACATGGAGAGATCTCTCACCGACTGAACAAGCTGACGTTCATAAAGATATTAAAGCTCCAAAATTAGCCTTAGCAACTCCCACAATCAGGTTTCTTTTTTG tTACTCCTGAGGGTACAAGAAAGTTTTTGAGCAATACGCCCATGCTTTGCATGAGCGGTTCCCAGAACTGAGCATCGAGGGAGATAATTATCCTCCACCTCCGACTCGTTCTGCTATTGCTCAATTTCTCAGCATATTTAAATTAGTTGTGATAGTAATGATTGTTAGTGGGCAGAATCCTTTTACACTTCTCAATATGGATACGCCTAGCGTGTTTACCTGGGCGCAAGAAAATAAG atttatgcttgtttaatgatatttttcatCAGTAATGCCATTGAAGGACAGATGATATCAACAGGTGCCTTTGAAGTCTCTTTAAACG ATGTTCCAGTTTGGTCAAAGTTAGAAACAGGAAGAATACCACAACCAggagaaatatttcaaattatagaaaatcaaatgaaatttaaatcagATGGTGTCAAATAA
- the LOC134712732 gene encoding uncharacterized protein LOC134712732 — translation MWKTWFILTFITVQTSTQQLGTGCPSGFVKYNGNQKCYGFVASQTTWASALEYCSIVGGTLPQITDANIQAFLEAQISSRYKESNYVISTENNYHYHYIMDNGIDVRGQTSITFEVMACNDAHIALSKDKGVDTRDTYEIVIGGWGDHQSVIRDCKQCAHMDTNVQQQHPIDCQNYSSFWVSWTNNVIKVGKGNDVGKQAFLTWNDTAPHDVNYVAFSTGFGATGKWKVKRGNYYPGLFWIGASDLASEGNWLWLPSKQKFSYSNWAPTEPDNINYYEHCALIDLHRGYKWSDDNCEERRNFICETIPNDEGNEVIGK, via the exons ATGTGGAAGACTTGGTTTATTTTAACTTTCATTACAGTCCAGACGTCAACCCAACAGTTAg gaaCAGGATGTCCTTCCGGTTTTGTTAAGTACAATGGTAACCAGAAATGTTATGGTTTTGTTGCGTCGCAAACAACATGGGCGTCAGCTTTG GAATATTGTAGTATAGTTGGCGGAACTTTGCCTCAAATAACTGACGCCAACATACAAGCTTTCCTTGAAGCTCAGATATCTAGTCGTTATAAAG AAAGTAACTATGTTATATCTACTGAGAACAATTATCACTACCACTATATTATGGATAACGGAATTGATGTCAGAGGTCAAACTTCGATAACCTTCGAAGTTATGGCTTGTAATGATGCCCATATCGCACTATCTAAAGACAAAGGAGTGGATACACGTGACACGTATGAAATCGTCATTGGTGGTTGGGGAGACCATCAATCTGTAATTAGAG ACTGTAAGCAATGTGCACACATGGACACAAATGTGCAACAACAGCATCCTATAGACTGTCAGAACTATTCATCATTTTGGGTCAGCTGGACCAATAATGTCATTAAAGTTGGGAAAGGAAATGACGTCGGCAAGCAGGCGTTCCTCACTTGGAACGACACAGCTCCACATGATGTCAACTATGTCGCCTTTTCCACTGGTTTTGGAGCTACAGGAAAATGGAAAGTGAAGAGAG GAAACTATTATCCTGGGTTATTTTGGATAGGAGCATCCGATCTTGCCAGTGAGGGAAACTGGTTGTGGTTACCAAGCAAGCAAAAGTTTTCTTATTCGAACTGGGCACCTACAGAACCAGACAATATTAATTACTATGAACACTGTGCTCTTATTGACCTACATAGGGGATACAAATGGAGTGATGACAACTGTGAAGAACGTCGAAACTTTATCTGTGAAACAATACCAAATGACGAAGGAAATGAAGTTATTGGCAAATAA